gcatgaatttttgaCATCAAGTGATTGACCTTAATtgtaccccccgaatttggaaaaaaataaaacccgaaaacttcagggtctacatATGATGCTTCGTGGGATAGATGCACTGATTTTGCAGCGTTTATgctgtttatttacccgatttttactccccgaatttagaaaaaaaaattatttcgcgaaaacttcaggctctatgtacATGACACAGCACGGTACGTCGTTTGGAGACAAATCAGGTTTAATCCAGATTGTTCTCAAACTGATTCAGGGTGGAATAACTGGGAGCGATAGGGCCTAATCCAAGAAAGTCAGACCCTACACAGTTACAGGTGAGATACAGTTTTGTATCTCACCTGTTTATTAAAATTTTGCAGCAGGCTTGGTGGAATGGCTTCTACAGTCTTTGAAATTCATCTTGCAGGTTATAACTATCACACAGTCAGATACCCCAGATGCCGACTGGATGATAGGGGAACGTGGACTACAGAGAGGGAAAGTTCCAGTCGCCTACCTAGAGATTCTCAACTGAGCAACTAAAGCTTTGTACCATGCAGCACTTGCACAATGTGCAAAAGCTTCATACGTCCATAGTGCATGCGAGAATACATACTGTTATTCGAGGTTGGTGTAAATATGATCCTTGGCAATCAGTCACTTTAGGCTTTGTGTCGTTTCACTCGTTATTATTTATGTTTCAGTTGCTACTGGCATATGTCTTGATAGAGACATGTGTCTTTTTAAATTTTAAATGGGTTAGTTGACATTTTTGAGCTGAAAACAAAGTGTCTTTTTGGCATATTTTTCAAGGTCCAGCAACGATACTtgcaaatatttttttgtttcggAGTTCTTCTTTGGCACGTAGGCCATGTGGTGCTTTTTTTATGCTGGGTGAAACCACTGCGTTTTTAGCAGTATGTATATTGTTCCTTTTCCCAGATGATAAACTCTCATGTAACCCTTGCTAACAGATTCCCTGAGCCAGCCACATTTAATGACCTTCCAAGGGTGCGAAATGATTCAGCAAGCTGTAGTGGGCACGTTTGCTAGTGTTATGCAAAGGGTATATAACTGCTATTTTAGCTTAACAGTTCATGATGCCAGACGTGAAGGTACTTTAGCTTAAAGACGCTGAACACATTTAAAGTGTAAACGCTGCAATTAGCCATTTTCTTCCCTGTCATGGAGATCCTTCAAACATGTGATTGCTTGGTAAAACTAGAAGTTTCATGGCTTTTGCTGTGTACTCATACTATTTACATGTTAATCATGGGTAAAACATGAACGCTGTTTGAACCAGTGTGACAATGCAAGACGATAGTATGAAATCTTGAATATTTTATGGTAGCCATTACAGCATTCCATTTTTCAAATACTGGGAAGTTTCCTCATAGCAGTACAAGGTGATATTAAAACATTCTCTCAATCTCAAAAATGTGTCAGGCAGGTTTAACTCCGTTGCATGTCTGTCTGCATGAAAGTGGGTTTGTTCTTGGTACCACCCTCCCTTCCCTCTTCTGGCCTGTTTTGTGCACAGAAATGAGGGTTATGGCTGCCTGTGGTATCACTGCTACAAATTTTGCTACATTGAGCTAATGTGTACCACTATTAATGGAGGCTCTGCATAGGAGATGGGAGAGACTGCAGACCATCAACACAGCTTCTACCAGTCATAACTTTTGTTGGTGCCTCCACAACCCGCCGCACCTCAGCAAATTTGTTAATTCATAGTTTtagagaaagaaaacagggtgttaaaatgaCTGctgtccccaagcagcacaacatcttggcccaatattgcacCAATGTTGGGCCGacgttgccaatattggtccaatattggaccaagatgttgtgctgcttggttcGATTTCGAAAATATACTAgagtcattttattcctcctgggCCACTGACCACGGTGTCGAAAATCCTACGCGAAACAGTGACGTAGTTTGAGTGTTATTCGACTGAATacacgacaagagcagacgtCGGTTGTTGAGACTATGCCGAAATTCCCTTTCTGGAAAAACGAGATAGCGTCACCAAGAGCCAATGAGGGCGCGGACCCGTACCCACCAGCGTGAATCTTATCGTTCTCACATCTGAGCTTTTTAGAAATCAACATCGTATACACAAGAAACGCAGACTTTGGGTTCACTCGATGGCGCATTTTCTTGTGAACGTCACATCGTGACGTGGCATGCGCGTAAGCTCCTCtcactggtggtcacttttcgtggtAGCTCGGCACTGGAAGACTACGATGACAAACTGCGCGATTTTTCAATGCGGCAACCGTAGTTTTCGCAAAAGAAAATGCGCGAACGTCAATGACGAAGCGTTTTGGAGTTAAAATAACGCCAAAAAGGTGATCACCACATGGTGCGGCAAACGCGTTCGGTTGACGTCATGTGAACACAACCTTATCCCGAATTTTATTCCGATGTCGGACAATAAAGTAATTTTAATTCAATGCTCTAAGGTGCAGACAGTAAATTCATTTTATTTCCTTGAAAAATTCGCCTGTTGAAAAACGGGAGCCCCGCTGCGGCATGCCTTCCAGTCaggcccactgatctctatgtataaaggctggatcgcgtatgggagaggggctcgtgggagagaggcacgcattcgggccgccatgttggtgggccctaaaacgctgcgtgtgcccattggaaacaatgggaggcaacagagattgtgagtatttattgcgctacaggcgttgatcattgtttgtcgtcacgcgattttgtaaggtgccagtatactgatgtatcctaacagtgtttcgcaggtgccctgcatttcgattcttaataacgttatgttttgcattccgaaactagaccgtcactgcagtgcagcgctgggaattgtactacagcacgtttcccagccaatatttcaataagaaacgatgtgaggttaacaacaaccatgtatataatatcccgtgctgcgttctggacaaaaattgttccacaaagaacggtcccagaggggatacccgcatggtagaaagaaatcgccccgtagaatcacagccgttgtttcaaACAGGCGTATGCGTTTAATTTGATTGatatcaagcaagaaagggtcttttagtgaacgacagtggtgtcttcgatgtaatgcctcgcaaatatgaacacaccgaagcatcccAAACAATTACTGCACGCAATTAGATTacgcttaggccagttaatctaggtgTTGATGTAAACTTAATAAAGTTATTtagtaagtggtaacacctccttgagacacaagacttatatccttttgaagtacagcacttcttttttcttcttccttcatttgctctgattatttgcaggtgaaattgaatgtccttctcgcgtactcacatgcttttgctgaatagaactgcagcgtgaacaaagctgcgtaaggatgggggcctgccatccactgctgactttgtcatgctagttatgtggagcacgttgcaaaaaatgcagctgcacatctgaaactccaatcattatcatcgtcatctaaaagggaatgtggtagcactgctgtaaaaccaggcacgatttctgaaaaccctctatggcactttccgcagtttgcacacttttcttcagcgtcagtctctctcataggagtcactttgcattaacagtgactcccatcttacattttcatgtgcgagggctctcttgcactacacatgtacggtttcccaactgcaacatgacgatttggagcttgaaactggagccCTGGTGTTCCCTGtgtatgaaatgataccaactgaatcttGTCAAACGTGGtgtttagtggaagatggctttcttggttgtgcattctgagtgacaaagattaacacgatatgcttttgtaaagataagtgatgttatgctctatgaataaagaaaatatacatttttcaagttcagcatttattctggcatatacgcatttcaagatacaatgaatgcgcagggaagtgacaaaacaatacatttattgttttgtgacctccctgcaatgacaatatatatatcacagaaatgacaacgtacaggtacactatgtaaatttgttgcacccaattttcatacatgctgaattttaaatttttgtttttctgcctatgtgttcagtgtattacaaattgcgtaatgcaaacaacactttgttaatttcaagctttttgctcccatccaagatattcctgtcctgaaggaaccgccccttcgacaccataaatattcagtaggtttcactctggcaggccctgccactgcaaatttcatgaattgaaacccttcaaactgtgtcataaccttaaatacgtcaatatttttgcaagtagtttacatgctggaggacactcctcctgcagctaaggcaactacagagagttccaagaggccgaaggtaaacctacagctgcatgagtttgatcaacagtagtgcattctcaagaaataattttcttcttatagcatatatgtgcatgcctagtaactgaaacaatgaccacagttccgcaacgagttttaattcctgagggtgtacactgtagaggtgggttagatctacaacagttaatacaaggtattatatactatgaatcagtgatggccactaagtacttctactataactactaactactttgcaatggagtagtttaactagtagttcaactacttttcaggcagggtagttaaaactacttctttaactactgcagtgtagtttaactacatctataactacttaatgttgtccatcaacaccaatcccattctatagcgttctaagacccctaaatatgaatcacaagcagtgataaaagtgaaaatttagtacacatgcacggcacaattgctctgcacctccgttctcatcaaacaagtagctcaaggtaaaaatcggaagcacagccatgccgtaaagcttgcggcaaaatcggaagtagttggcgcctgcagtaacctaactactgtagccaactactcgaaatagtagtttaactagtagttgcacactacatttctgcaagtagttgataactactttttaactacaatcaggtagtttaactacatgtagttaactactggccatcactgctatgaatacctttaaaaatctcatgtgacacatatgcttttactttttggaggtgctgcggtgatcgaagtttgtgggcactgctcaggttttgcacccatttcttgcgtatgtcgaggcagctgtgaaggagagaaCATTTGTTAGgttgcaactagttaaaaataaatatgttgtttagtaaaagcatcgcataaatgtttaaaacatcagtttaaaacagggtttacaatcttgatatcttttaaaaatttcaacgtttaaacgctgttgtaaaagaaattatagcttcatcactaagacacaatgctgggtgaaggggtctaaggtgtatataaagctctttgaagtgatgtgttccatgatgtgaacatgtaaagagaatgtaCAAAATTGAGACaggctcaccacagtgcgtgcactggggtGGTTCCTCCTCGTACAGTAGGAACCCgtgaatgaggaacatgatacttatctgtaagctcgatcgcatcagacgatgacacaggtgatgctcgatgacacaggtgatgctcgatgacacagacgatcctctgggtagcccccgtgaggaaacctgtattgagggaccacactgctgcaaataacacgacaagatacaaattattattatcgcaacaagctgacaacatagctcagacacaaaggcggtatccaagtcacaccacaccaccgttacgtagaattctttgtcacaaatcaaaccaaggcacaaaataataccaatacaagaaaaagggtgactatctttgtcttattatgacgtaatactgaacttatacgcgaaggtggttcaaagaaatgactgtgcacttgcttccgtagagaacacttggtaccgtgctagcaatgcatgcagaaaagcgctcgagtgctcgcacatatggatgacaccactatcagtgtagtgtaacatgttctctccagcatgttatgcactcaaactgtatttgccggcgggtaaaatgcaagtgggttcgattgaacctcggaagagcgatcaaacaacttgcacccagtgctggttttggacaaaaaaacacttcataattgtcaaataaatgtacagaatggacgcctatttattccttgataaagaatgactcacctgtagaaatttcggcccggtatcattgccggtacggttggtacgaccgtaattgcaagaagttgacatgatcgctgcggcgactgttttgggtacagtaagatggcggccggttgccgcacgatcgcgctccctatccgcgatccagccttttacaatcgagatcagtggtcagGCCGCGTACCTTCTTGCCGCAgtgcgggagaagccgcctTCGTGGGCTTTTCCTCGTCAGCGCAATGCACTATTTTTAGCGGCATGCCCCGCATCTTCGTCAGATCATGTGGTCAACGGAGATTGCGTCACAATCTTGTTTTCTCCCGGCTACCCGCGCAGTCTGCAGCATGTTGACAGCGTCGATATATTGAGCGCCGCGGGAACCGCAGCCGGGTAGGTTGTCgcccgatgccgaacatagtggtttcggtttcgtagatggatttccggatgcgaccgtccgtttaaaaaagaaaccgaaaccaactcgTCTCGACCGCGGGACTTTGAGGACCACGTGCTTTGGGGCgaatggtttcggttttgggCACGTTGGACAGTCAAAATTCGGCAACGGATACATCGAAGTACGTGTTTGTTTCAAGATTATTTAAAACTGGAGTGACATTAAATAGGCTTACACCAATTTTGGTATCTCGCATTAGGTAATTAGCAGAATGCCTGCCTGGCTGTATAATCAGCCTGCGACAACAGCACCTGTGCTGCTCTGATGGCCTATTATAAGACATATGCATCAATAAAAATAAACgccaaataaacaaacaagatTTGTCCGTAGCTGCACTCCACGGGTTAAACACGAGAAAGAGGATGACAACGGGTGCCTTGCACGCAGTGGTACCTCGTGTAAGTCGTTAAAAAAAATCACGAGCGACTAAACCTTCCTCTTCCATGTCATCGAAGCGGCCAAGTCTGCCTGATGTTCACAACGTACTTAGCCCGCAAGGTTACTCTGAGCGGGCATCAAGATCGTCCAGTCGCCCAACATCAGAGCGTTCGATTTCGGAACCATCACGCTCTTTTCCCTCCAAGCCGCTGCACGGGAGTATTGGTAACGTCCTACAACGCAGCGCATCAGCGTCAACTGTCCAGTCTAAGCAGAGTACAACCTCCAACAAAAGGGCGCCACGTTCGTCGCAGTCGTCACCAGCTCTACCAGCTCTACCAGCAGCGACCGAAAGGCTTGCTATTGCTTGGAAAGGTCCCACAGATCTGTCACCCATGAGCGAAGAGACAACGGGGAGATCAGCCCATCGCACTTCTCAGCATCGTACCGTAAGCACAGTCTCCAGTGTACGAGCTGAAGAATTCGACGAACAAGAAATCAGTCAAACTACCATCTACGGCCACGGCTGCTTCCAGCGCATGATTCTTTTCTGCAGCGTCTTGTCTTTGGTGGTTCTTCAATGCCATGGTCTCGCCTTTAAACTCATTGCACGCAGCGTTGACTTCTGGTGCGAACGGCCCGCGCTCTCTCAAAACCTCAGCGTTTCCGACTGGAGGAACGTCGGTATCCCTTTAGAACCGGACGGCAGTTATAGTCGTTGCAATGTCTACGACGATCCATTTGCACTGAATAAGACATCAATACCATGCACGGCATGGGAATACGACACTCCTTCGGTTACCATCATCAGCACTTGGGACCTCGTGTGCAGCAGGGAATGGCTCATATGGTTTGCTTCAGTCATGTACACGATGGGCGCTGTGATCGCTGTGCCACTTATGGGCATGGCAGCCGATCAGATCGGGCGTCGGCCTGTCATCTGCATAGCCGTCAGCGTTCTTCTGCTCTCTGGGTTCGGAACCTGTTTTGCTTCCAATTTCGTACTGTTCGTCTGCGCCCGCTGCATAGTGTCAGGATGCGCCAGTACCATCTTTGTCACCATATTCATCCTCCTACTGGAAGTGACAAGCGTTGAACACCGTGCGCTTTATTGCATGGTGTCTGCATCACTGGGGGTCGTCGTGGCGGGCATCCTAATCGCTGTACTAAGCGTGTTTACCGCACCGTGGCGCGTTTTCCAGGCAATTTTCATGGCGATCACCTGCCTCCTCGTCAGCACCTTTTACGTCGTTCAGGAATCCCCGCGCTGGCTGCTCGCAACCTGTAATTTCAGGCAGGCAAAAAAAGTGATCCTTTCAGCAGCCAGGATGAATGGAGTACCACAGGACAGGGTTCGAATGCTGTACTCGAAGCTGAAGATGTTCATACTCAGAAATTCGGAGTGTTTAAAAATATCGGCGCTCACTCTGTTCACCAACCCGGTTCTGCGTTCCCGCAGTAGTCTGCTCTTCATCTGCTGGTTTTCCGTGTCGTTTTCCTACTACGCGCTTAAAATGACTACCGTCGCAGAAGAGGAAGCAAGGTGGGCGGACGTTGCCAGTGCAGCTGCTCAGGGGCCGCTCATTGTTCTGGGCTACTACGCCATAAACAGACGGGGCAGAAAGACTACGCTGGCTCTAACCTTGGGATTCATCGGCTTTTCTAGCACCGTGTTGACGGTGGACTATCCCACTGCTGCCTTGCATTTCACCAACATCATTGTGGTACTGGCCAGAGGAGCAGTACATGTTGCCGTGGCCGTCAACCACATCTACACCGCTGAGTTGTTTCCGACCGTAATGCGGAGCGTAGGTGTCTGCACCGCATACTACTTCGGTGGACTGGGAGGAGCAGCGGCCACAGCACTGACGGCTCCGCACACCAGCGTATCGCCACATATTACCATGGCAGTGTTGACATTCTTAATGTTATTTGCCGAGTTGGCCCTGGTACCGCTGCCGCAGATACGGTCACAGCCGCTAGTCAACACCATGAAGGAACTTGAAGAACTGGACTACAAAAGGTATCTTCAAAAGACATTACCTGAGCACGTTGGGATAATATCTCCCAGGGCGACTAGATCACGTGATTTGCCACGAGATCCTCGAAGGATGTAAGGATCGAGCTGGCAGTCTGGTCTTGAGCAGTTCGTTGGTGTATCACTTCTATGTCCCCTGCTTTCCAGTGCGGGTGATGCCTCTCTTATTTATATGCTAATGGGTCAATATTATGATCATATAACCGCGTCATAAGTTATAAGTAAATATATACATTGCTAGCCTCAGAATCTTGGCTCCATGACTTGCTTGCAATCACGACTTCAAACGCTACGACAAATAGGCCGGTGGTGCCACGTGATTCGCATGTTTGACGCACGATGTAGCAAGTACTCTCTCTGGTGTTCTGCATGATACTGCGTTGCAGTGGCATAGCacttgggagagggaaacccCATGTAAGTCCCCAGCCCCTCCCGAAACATTTTTTTCTGGCCATGCTACTGCTGGGTTGGATAATACGCCACCACCAGTAATACGCATTGTCATGCCATATGTCCTGGCGGTGGGGTTGGGACTTTACTTTAGTGTTGTGACTAGTCCTCGCAGAGAACTTAACTCTCCCATGCTGAGTGCAGTTCGAGTGAGAATCTGGAGTTCGAGCCAGCTGCGGTGGCAGTGGAGTTCGTCTCTTTTGAATGCGGAAGGTGTTTCCCCACTTTCTGGTGTGAAAAGGTTTCTAGGAGAAGCTGTCAGTGAACTATAGGGGGCTAAAAGATATAGGAGCATGGAGTGCAGCAAATGGATCCGAGATCAAGAGGCATTCGCCAGTGCAGGCGGCGGCGAGGAGGATAAAGCAAACGATGAAGCGGCGGCGGCGCGGCGGCAACCACTGGCGGCAGCAAGGAGCACTTGAGTAGAAAAGTTCAAAAACGAAACCTTCTTGAAGACTGCAACGCATGTTGTTGAGTTGAGTGATTGAGTGCGTTCATAGTTTCATAGGCAGGCTTCGTCGATTTGAAACCATGGTGAGGAGAAAGTCACAAGGAGGAAGCAAGACCCAACGTGGTGC
This genomic stretch from Ornithodoros turicata isolate Travis chromosome 9, ASM3712646v1, whole genome shotgun sequence harbors:
- the LOC135368693 gene encoding solute carrier family 22 member 7-like, with the protein product MSSKRPSLPDVHNVLSPQGYSERASRSSSRPTSERSISEPSRSFPSKPLHGSIGNVLQRSASASTVQSKQSTTSNKRAPRSSQSSPALPALPAATERLAIAWKGPTDLSPMSEETTGRSAHRTSQHRTVSTVSSVRAEEFDEQEISQTTIYGHGCFQRMILFCSVLSLVVLQCHGLAFKLIARSVDFWCERPALSQNLSVSDWRNVGIPLEPDGSYSRCNVYDDPFALNKTSIPCTAWEYDTPSVTIISTWDLVCSREWLIWFASVMYTMGAVIAVPLMGMAADQIGRRPVICIAVSVLLLSGFGTCFASNFVLFVCARCIVSGCASTIFVTIFILLLEVTSVEHRALYCMVSASLGVVVAGILIAVLSVFTAPWRVFQAIFMAITCLLVSTFYVVQESPRWLLATCNFRQAKKVILSAARMNGVPQDRVRMLYSKLKMFILRNSECLKISALTLFTNPVLRSRSSLLFICWFSVSFSYYALKMTTVAEEEARWADVASAAAQGPLIVLGYYAINRRGRKTTLALTLGFIGFSSTVLTVDYPTAALHFTNIIVVLARGAVHVAVAVNHIYTAELFPTVMRSVGVCTAYYFGGLGGAAATALTAPHTSVSPHITMAVLTFLMLFAELALVPLPQIRSQPLVNTMKELEELDYKRYLQKTLPEHVGIISPRATRSRDLPRDPRRM